The following proteins are co-located in the Myxococcus fulvus genome:
- a CDS encoding alpha/beta hydrolase family protein: MLALVAVLGFAAPVVAQESAPAPSAFDLAVSAARGGAAKSSKPSVESLLGVMGRTTRFKQVAVSPDGEWLAWVEVAATGGTLIQAMELGAREPKALLVSACPEGKTCDESSLQWSPEGRRLLFLSDGHQRGRTQVYVADLKEGVATKLTSFESPIASPRWSPDGASVAVLVMQGEGAAQALGPRGPGARETGVVRESHPVQRVAVVSVAEGSHRFVTPEQTFVYEFAWSPDAARLAYIGAPPPGDASWWLAKLHVVETANARSRVLYAPKWQLAEPTWSPDGKQVAVIEGLMSDHGSNGGDVMLVPLDGGKARNLTAGMKATAMSLEWVSARSLVFGAQVRGESAVATVDPTQQGEPRVLWKGAERISARGQVGLSLSRDGKVSAVVRESFSQAQNLWVGPVGEWERVTRREEDLRALVGEARDLTWKSDGAEVQGWLVAPPPSMMPPPGVRAPMVTMVHGGPAAGVVPGFRPDVLMFTARGYYVFLPNYRGSFGQGAQFAQANRRDFGFGDLRDILSGVDAVLARAPVDPARLGVTGWSYGGFMAMWAVTQTQRFRAAVAGAGISNWQSYYGTNRIDAWMKPYFGASLYDEPEIYTRSSPINSMKLARTPTLVLHGERDLEVPVTQGHEFHRALKELGVKTQLVVYADEGHTLRKPEHVVDRMRRTVEWMDAHLTSGSAGGAARTSLLPR, translated from the coding sequence ATGCTGGCCCTGGTCGCCGTGCTGGGATTCGCGGCGCCCGTCGTCGCGCAGGAGTCGGCGCCCGCGCCGTCCGCGTTCGACCTGGCGGTGAGCGCCGCCCGGGGTGGCGCGGCGAAGTCGAGCAAGCCGTCGGTGGAGAGCCTGTTGGGCGTGATGGGACGCACCACGCGCTTCAAACAGGTGGCGGTGTCTCCGGACGGCGAGTGGCTGGCGTGGGTGGAGGTGGCGGCGACGGGCGGCACGCTCATCCAGGCGATGGAGCTGGGCGCGCGCGAGCCGAAGGCGCTGCTGGTGAGCGCCTGTCCCGAGGGCAAGACGTGTGACGAGTCCTCCCTCCAGTGGAGCCCGGAGGGGCGGCGGCTGTTGTTCCTGTCGGACGGGCACCAGCGCGGCAGGACGCAGGTGTACGTGGCGGACCTGAAGGAGGGCGTCGCGACGAAGCTGACGTCCTTCGAGAGCCCCATCGCCTCGCCCCGGTGGTCGCCGGACGGTGCGTCGGTGGCGGTGCTGGTGATGCAGGGCGAGGGCGCCGCGCAGGCCCTGGGACCCCGCGGTCCCGGCGCGCGCGAGACGGGCGTGGTGCGCGAGTCGCATCCGGTGCAGCGGGTGGCGGTGGTGTCGGTGGCGGAGGGCTCGCACCGCTTCGTCACGCCGGAGCAGACCTTCGTCTACGAGTTCGCGTGGAGCCCGGACGCGGCAAGGCTGGCGTACATCGGCGCGCCGCCGCCGGGGGACGCGAGCTGGTGGCTGGCGAAGCTGCACGTGGTGGAGACGGCGAACGCGCGCTCGCGCGTGCTGTACGCGCCGAAGTGGCAGCTCGCCGAGCCGACCTGGAGCCCGGACGGCAAGCAGGTGGCCGTCATCGAGGGGCTGATGAGCGACCACGGCTCCAACGGCGGGGACGTGATGCTGGTGCCGCTGGACGGCGGCAAGGCGCGCAACCTCACGGCGGGGATGAAGGCGACGGCGATGTCGCTCGAGTGGGTGTCGGCGCGCTCGCTGGTGTTCGGCGCGCAGGTGCGGGGCGAGTCGGCGGTGGCCACCGTGGACCCGACGCAGCAGGGTGAGCCGCGCGTGTTGTGGAAGGGGGCCGAGCGCATCAGCGCGCGTGGTCAGGTGGGGCTGTCGCTGTCGCGCGACGGCAAGGTGAGCGCGGTGGTGCGCGAGTCGTTCTCCCAGGCGCAGAACCTCTGGGTGGGGCCGGTGGGGGAGTGGGAGCGCGTCACGCGGCGCGAGGAGGACCTGCGCGCGCTGGTGGGCGAGGCGAGGGATTTGACGTGGAAGAGCGACGGGGCGGAGGTGCAGGGCTGGCTGGTGGCGCCGCCTCCGTCGATGATGCCGCCTCCCGGCGTGCGGGCGCCCATGGTGACGATGGTGCACGGCGGGCCCGCGGCGGGCGTCGTGCCGGGCTTCCGTCCGGACGTGCTGATGTTCACCGCGCGCGGCTACTACGTGTTCCTGCCCAACTACCGGGGCAGCTTCGGCCAGGGGGCGCAGTTCGCGCAGGCCAACCGGCGCGACTTCGGCTTCGGGGACTTGCGCGACATCCTGTCCGGCGTGGACGCGGTGCTGGCGCGCGCTCCGGTGGACCCCGCGAGGCTGGGCGTGACGGGGTGGAGCTACGGCGGCTTCATGGCGATGTGGGCGGTGACGCAGACGCAGCGCTTCCGCGCGGCGGTGGCGGGCGCGGGCATCTCCAACTGGCAGAGCTACTACGGCACCAACCGCATCGACGCGTGGATGAAGCCGTACTTCGGCGCGTCCCTGTACGACGAGCCGGAAATCTACACGCGCAGCTCGCCCATCAACTCCATGAAGCTGGCGCGCACGCCCACGCTGGTGCTGCACGGCGAGCGGGACCTGGAGGTGCCCGTGACGCAAGGGCACGAGTTCCACCGCGCGCTGAAGGAGCTGGGCGTGAAGACGCAGCTGGTGGTCTACGCGGACGAGGGCCACACCCTGCGCAAGCCCGAGCACGTGGTGGACCGGATGCGGCGCACGGTGGAGTGGATGGACGCGCACCTGACCTCCGGCTCGGCCGGCGGCGCGGCGAGGACGTCGCTTTTGCCCCGCTGA
- a CDS encoding DMT family transporter produces the protein MAYLFLLGAIAFEVAATSLMKSTEGFTRLWPTVACLTGYGVAFALLSQAVKQVPIGVAYAMWSGLGTAAIVVIGVTFLDEAINLTKVAGILLIIGGVVLLNLKGAH, from the coding sequence ATGGCGTATCTCTTCCTGCTCGGGGCCATCGCCTTCGAGGTGGCCGCGACGAGCCTGATGAAGTCCACCGAGGGCTTCACCCGGCTGTGGCCCACCGTGGCGTGTCTCACCGGCTACGGCGTGGCCTTCGCGCTGCTCTCGCAGGCGGTGAAGCAGGTGCCCATCGGCGTCGCCTACGCGATGTGGTCCGGGCTGGGCACCGCGGCCATCGTCGTCATCGGCGTCACCTTCCTGGATGAGGCCATCAACCTCACCAAGGTGGCCGGCATCCTGCTCATCATCGGCGGCGTCGTGCTGCTCAACCTGAAGGGCGCCCACTGA
- a CDS encoding GNAT family N-acetyltransferase — protein sequence MDSDKPIVLLTTERLRITQFPPDGAARVVAYHEANREHLGLVSPSRPGNFYTLTYWRTRLAQDLEDARFDRSLRLVVLPREAPPSSAPVIGNISLAHIRRGPLQATDLGYGLDHRHEGKGLMTEALRAVCAHAFHGMGLHRIQANHLPENLRSAAVLRRLGFVVEGYARDFLEINGRWRDHVLTSLVAPEDRPVAR from the coding sequence ATGGACTCCGACAAGCCCATCGTCCTGCTCACCACCGAGCGCCTGCGCATCACCCAGTTCCCTCCAGACGGGGCCGCGCGCGTCGTCGCCTACCACGAGGCCAACCGCGAACACCTGGGCCTGGTGTCCCCCTCGCGGCCCGGCAACTTCTACACGCTGACGTACTGGCGCACGCGGCTGGCGCAAGACCTGGAGGACGCGCGCTTCGACCGCTCGCTGCGCCTCGTCGTGCTGCCTCGCGAGGCGCCGCCTTCCTCCGCGCCCGTCATCGGCAACATCTCGCTCGCGCACATCCGCCGAGGGCCCTTGCAGGCCACGGACCTGGGCTACGGGCTGGACCACCGCCATGAGGGCAAGGGCTTGATGACGGAGGCCCTGCGCGCGGTCTGCGCCCACGCGTTCCACGGCATGGGCCTGCACCGCATCCAGGCCAACCACCTGCCGGAGAACCTGCGCAGCGCGGCGGTGCTGCGTCGGCTGGGCTTCGTGGTGGAGGGCTACGCCCGCGACTTCCTGGAGATCAACGGCCGCTGGAGGGACCACGTGCTCACCTCCCTCGTCGCCCCCGAGGACAGGCCCGTCGCCCGCTAG
- a CDS encoding OmpA family protein produces the protein MAGSKHGWKALVGASALLVAGSASAAAPKELVEARAAYQQLAASPQGRERPRDVAEARDALRAAEREYQRDEKSQRTRVLSYVALRKAETAGAWGMADIAARQQAQAEVALNRAQALQEQQRLAQARQQEGEMRLSEEAARRQQVEQEAQQLRAQNEELQRQAQLLQGQQQTQSQADQQAAQQLEAERQARVEAERQAAEAMAKLDRANKDLKVREEARGTVLTLSGSVLFASGASDLLPAARDRLADVAEVLKEGDRPLLIEGHTDSQGSDALNERLSYQRAERVKEFLINQGVPANRIEARGMGEYRPVASNSTAEGRANNRRVEIVLERGGSRAVGGSGQEQPGTGGGSSSGNEQQQQAPESGAVHDEDLGDVQQPGTGGSGDASESGGQQDTSDDHHQFHGSGDGASQDVRQ, from the coding sequence ATGGCAGGCAGCAAACATGGTTGGAAGGCCCTCGTCGGAGCCTCGGCGCTCCTCGTGGCGGGGAGCGCGAGCGCGGCCGCGCCGAAGGAGCTGGTGGAGGCCCGCGCGGCCTATCAACAGCTCGCGGCGAGTCCGCAGGGGCGTGAGCGTCCCCGCGACGTGGCCGAGGCACGCGACGCCCTGCGCGCCGCCGAGCGTGAGTACCAGCGCGACGAGAAGTCCCAGCGCACGCGGGTGCTCTCCTACGTGGCCCTGCGCAAGGCGGAGACGGCGGGCGCGTGGGGCATGGCGGACATCGCCGCGCGCCAGCAGGCCCAGGCGGAGGTCGCGCTGAACCGAGCCCAGGCGCTCCAGGAGCAGCAGCGCCTGGCGCAGGCCCGTCAGCAGGAGGGCGAGATGCGGCTGTCCGAGGAGGCCGCGCGGCGTCAGCAGGTGGAGCAGGAGGCGCAGCAGCTGCGCGCCCAGAACGAGGAGCTGCAGCGGCAGGCGCAGCTGCTCCAGGGCCAGCAGCAGACGCAGAGCCAGGCGGACCAGCAGGCCGCGCAGCAATTGGAGGCCGAGCGGCAGGCGCGCGTGGAGGCCGAGCGACAGGCGGCCGAGGCCATGGCCAAGCTGGACCGGGCCAACAAGGACCTGAAGGTCCGCGAGGAGGCGCGCGGCACGGTGCTGACGTTGTCGGGCAGCGTGCTCTTCGCGTCGGGTGCCTCGGACCTGCTGCCGGCGGCGCGGGACCGGCTGGCGGACGTGGCCGAGGTGCTGAAGGAAGGGGACCGGCCGCTGCTCATCGAGGGACACACGGACTCGCAGGGCTCCGACGCCCTCAACGAGCGGCTGTCCTATCAGCGCGCCGAGCGGGTGAAGGAGTTCCTCATCAACCAGGGCGTGCCCGCCAACCGCATCGAGGCGCGCGGCATGGGTGAGTACCGGCCGGTGGCCTCCAACTCCACCGCCGAGGGCCGCGCGAACAACCGCCGCGTGGAAATCGTCCTCGAGCGCGGAGGCTCGCGCGCCGTCGGCGGCAGCGGCCAGGAGCAGCCCGGCACGGGCGGCGGCTCCTCGAGCGGCAACGAGCAGCAGCAGCAGGCGCCGGAGTCGGGCGCGGTGCATGACGAGGATTTGGGGGACGTCCAGCAGCCCGGTACGGGCGGCTCGGGCGACGCCTCGGAGAGTGGCGGCCAGCAGGACACGTCCGACGACCACCACCAGTTCCATGGCTCGGGCGACGGTGCGAGTCAGGACGTGCGGCAGTAA
- a CDS encoding DUF4398 domain-containing protein, whose product MRPKLLAAMLCATLLGCASQSVKPTSNTRRTEAVASMRAAEGAGAARIPEAARHLEYARQQVNHGEQLLMDDDAEGAELSFMQADADADLALALARALPMEQQAKRTTQQAEALRRGLQ is encoded by the coding sequence GTGCGCCCGAAGCTGCTTGCCGCGATGCTGTGCGCCACCCTGTTGGGGTGCGCCAGTCAGAGCGTGAAACCCACCTCGAACACCCGACGGACGGAGGCGGTGGCCTCCATGCGCGCCGCGGAAGGAGCCGGCGCAGCGCGCATCCCGGAAGCCGCGCGCCATCTGGAGTACGCCCGCCAGCAAGTCAACCATGGCGAGCAGCTGCTGATGGACGATGACGCAGAAGGCGCGGAGCTGAGCTTCATGCAGGCGGACGCGGACGCGGACCTCGCGCTGGCGCTCGCACGCGCGCTGCCCATGGAGCAGCAGGCGAAGAGAACCACCCAGCAGGCCGAAGCGCTGCGGCGCGGCCTGCAGTGA
- a CDS encoding 5'-3' exonuclease, whose translation MRLHLVDGTYELYRAHFSPRPGHAAPDGQDVKATVGLMSSLLMLLHDADEAVTHIAVAFDNPIRSFRNALFDGYKGDEGVPPELRAQFDLAEEAVASLGVRVWSMKEHEADDALATAAARFGGEVEQVRICTPDKDLGQCVRGQRVVQVDRRQEKVLDEDAVRAKLGVPPASVPDLLALMGDVADGIPGLDGFGEKGASALVSAYGRLEAIPDDASAWSVRPRGADKLAATLRAQREDALLYRKLATLVEDAPLPGTKALSDVAWKGVPRQEFEAFCDRLGVNTLKRRPKRWVA comes from the coding sequence ATGCGTCTGCACCTGGTGGATGGCACGTATGAGCTGTACCGCGCCCACTTCTCGCCCCGGCCGGGCCACGCCGCGCCGGATGGCCAGGACGTGAAGGCGACGGTGGGGTTGATGTCGTCCTTGCTCATGCTGCTGCACGACGCGGACGAAGCGGTGACGCACATCGCGGTGGCGTTCGACAACCCCATCCGCTCGTTCCGCAACGCGCTGTTCGACGGCTACAAGGGCGACGAGGGCGTGCCGCCGGAATTGCGCGCGCAGTTCGACCTGGCCGAGGAGGCGGTGGCGTCGCTGGGCGTGCGCGTGTGGTCCATGAAGGAGCACGAGGCGGACGACGCGCTGGCCACGGCGGCGGCGCGCTTTGGCGGCGAGGTGGAGCAGGTGCGCATCTGCACGCCGGACAAGGATTTGGGCCAGTGCGTGCGCGGCCAGCGCGTGGTGCAGGTGGACCGGCGACAGGAGAAGGTGCTGGACGAGGACGCGGTGCGCGCGAAGCTGGGCGTGCCGCCCGCCAGCGTGCCAGACCTGTTGGCGCTGATGGGGGATGTCGCGGACGGAATCCCGGGGCTGGACGGCTTCGGAGAGAAGGGCGCGTCCGCGCTCGTGTCCGCGTACGGCCGGCTGGAGGCGATTCCGGACGATGCCTCGGCCTGGAGCGTGCGCCCGCGCGGCGCGGACAAGCTGGCCGCCACGCTGCGCGCGCAGCGCGAGGACGCGCTGTTGTACCGCAAGCTCGCCACGCTGGTGGAGGACGCGCCGCTGCCCGGGACGAAGGCGCTCTCCGACGTGGCCTGGAAAGGGGTGCCTCGCCAGGAGTTCGAGGCGTTCTGCGACAGGCTGGGCGTCAACACCCTCAAGCGCCGACCGAAGCGCTGGGTGGCCTAG
- a CDS encoding sensor histidine kinase, with translation MPPTEPRLPDPMQVAPLVWVLDDSPAEAEAIRRALTPVCRLVTFTDGAALLEALRQRPAPDVLVLDWYLPGMTGLEVCRVVRQGAATALLPVLLLTVNTRADDVVEAMAAGANDYVFKPFRPLELQARVTALASHERKRRQQLEDERARRLLAEGTLTEMQAAEERAWRSELRFRLAARATRDAVWEWDPRTGAVDWTSGLHEHFGYASSTIRDTRAWWEERLHPEDRERVVRGLRLAVSSQSHEWQENYRFQRGDGTWAHVVDRCHIVRDTEGQAVQVVGAMQDVTEMQQTESERLRLLAEVHAQADFERQLIGIVSHDLRNPLGAITLAASLLAQTPDADERQQRNVQRIQRAADRATRMIRDLLDFTRARQGRGLPVYPRLMDLHEVVHAALDELQVAWPDRRILSEYTGNGVGQWDPDRVAQVLGNLVGNAMQYSAPDTVVRVVARGEDSGGVVLEVHNQGMPIPLDLKSRIFEPLERGLERPEDRGMRSIGLGLYIVRSIVVAHGGTVDVRSTQDDGTTFTVRLPRQTPVTLAPQDDKGDKAAG, from the coding sequence GTGCCCCCCACCGAACCACGCCTGCCAGACCCGATGCAGGTCGCGCCCCTGGTGTGGGTGCTCGACGACAGCCCAGCGGAGGCGGAGGCCATCCGCCGCGCGCTCACGCCCGTCTGCCGGCTGGTGACCTTCACGGACGGCGCCGCGCTGCTGGAGGCGCTGCGCCAGCGCCCCGCGCCGGACGTGCTCGTGCTGGACTGGTACCTGCCAGGAATGACGGGCCTGGAGGTGTGCCGCGTCGTGCGTCAGGGCGCCGCCACCGCGCTGCTGCCGGTGTTGCTGCTCACCGTCAACACCCGCGCGGACGACGTGGTGGAGGCGATGGCCGCTGGGGCCAATGACTACGTCTTCAAGCCCTTCCGTCCGCTGGAGCTCCAGGCGCGCGTCACGGCCCTGGCCAGCCACGAGCGCAAGCGGCGCCAGCAATTGGAGGACGAGCGCGCGCGGCGGCTGCTCGCGGAGGGCACGCTGACGGAGATGCAGGCGGCCGAGGAGCGCGCGTGGCGCAGCGAGCTGCGCTTCCGGCTGGCCGCCCGGGCCACGCGTGACGCCGTCTGGGAATGGGACCCGCGCACGGGCGCGGTGGACTGGACGAGCGGCCTGCACGAGCACTTCGGCTATGCCTCCTCGACCATCCGGGACACGCGGGCCTGGTGGGAGGAGCGGCTGCACCCGGAGGACCGCGAGCGCGTGGTGCGCGGCCTGCGCCTGGCGGTGTCCAGCCAGAGCCACGAGTGGCAGGAGAACTACCGCTTCCAGCGCGGCGACGGCACCTGGGCGCACGTGGTGGACCGCTGCCACATCGTCCGCGACACCGAGGGCCAGGCGGTGCAGGTGGTCGGCGCCATGCAGGACGTCACCGAGATGCAGCAGACGGAGTCGGAGCGCCTGCGCCTGCTCGCGGAGGTGCACGCGCAGGCGGACTTCGAGCGGCAGCTCATCGGCATCGTCAGCCACGATTTGCGCAACCCCCTGGGGGCGATAACGCTGGCGGCGTCGCTCCTGGCGCAGACGCCGGACGCGGACGAGCGGCAGCAGCGCAACGTGCAGCGCATCCAGCGCGCGGCGGACCGGGCCACGCGGATGATTCGCGACCTGCTCGACTTCACGCGCGCGCGTCAGGGCCGGGGCCTGCCGGTGTACCCGCGGCTGATGGACCTGCACGAGGTGGTGCACGCGGCGCTGGACGAATTGCAGGTGGCGTGGCCGGACCGACGCATCCTCTCCGAGTACACGGGCAACGGCGTGGGCCAGTGGGACCCGGACCGCGTGGCGCAGGTGCTCGGCAACCTGGTGGGCAACGCCATGCAGTACAGCGCGCCGGACACGGTGGTGCGCGTCGTCGCGCGGGGCGAGGACTCGGGCGGCGTGGTGCTGGAGGTCCACAACCAGGGCATGCCCATCCCCCTGGACCTCAAGTCGCGCATCTTCGAGCCGCTCGAGCGCGGCCTGGAGCGGCCCGAGGACCGGGGCATGCGCAGCATCGGCCTGGGGCTCTACATCGTGCGCAGCATCGTCGTGGCGCACGGCGGGACGGTGGACGTGCGCTCCACGCAGGACGACGGCACCACCTTCACGGTGCGCCTGCCGCGACAGACCCCCGTCACCCTCGCGCCCCAGGACGACAAGGGCGACAAGGCCGCGGGCTAG
- a CDS encoding cyanoglobin — protein sequence MSVDLKPLELNAPPSDDWVPSLEDTPYQRLGGAEAAMALAGAFYDAMDAHEPALAKLHELDAEGRVNPGTRERFGLFLMGWLGGPQHYAERHGHPRLRMRHGHVPVDLSMRDAWLRAMQRAMDARGVTGGLRRFLDERFAQVADFLRNTEG from the coding sequence ATGTCTGTCGATTTGAAACCCTTGGAACTCAACGCTCCTCCCTCGGACGACTGGGTTCCCTCCCTGGAGGACACGCCGTACCAGCGCCTGGGCGGCGCGGAGGCGGCGATGGCGCTGGCGGGCGCGTTCTATGACGCGATGGACGCCCACGAGCCCGCCCTGGCGAAGCTGCATGAGCTGGACGCCGAAGGCCGGGTGAACCCTGGCACGCGCGAGCGGTTCGGCCTGTTCCTCATGGGGTGGCTGGGGGGGCCCCAGCATTACGCGGAGCGCCATGGGCACCCGCGGCTGCGCATGCGCCACGGCCATGTGCCGGTGGATCTGTCCATGCGGGACGCCTGGCTGCGGGCCATGCAGCGCGCCATGGACGCCCGGGGCGTGACGGGCGGCCTGCGCCGCTTCCTGGACGAGCGCTTCGCCCAGGTGGCCGACTTCCTGCGCAACACCGAGGGCTGA
- a CDS encoding TetR/AcrR family transcriptional regulator: MRKGELTHQAILERAIQLASRVGLQGLSIGGLAEELQLSKSGLFAHFRSKTSLQVEILEAATALFTERVIRPALMQPRGEPRVRALFENWLTWERELVPEGGCIFVAAATELDDAPGPARDRLVQTQRDWMDCLAQAARIAVAEGHFHKDVDVEQFAHDENALLLGFHHAARLLKEPRAETWARRGFEALLRAARPTGS, translated from the coding sequence ATGCGCAAGGGCGAGCTCACCCATCAGGCGATTCTCGAGCGGGCCATCCAGCTCGCCAGCCGGGTGGGCCTGCAGGGGCTGAGCATCGGCGGGCTGGCGGAGGAGCTGCAGCTCTCCAAGAGCGGCCTGTTCGCGCACTTCCGCTCCAAGACGTCGCTCCAGGTGGAGATTCTCGAGGCGGCCACGGCGCTGTTCACCGAGCGGGTCATCCGTCCGGCGCTGATGCAGCCTCGGGGTGAGCCCCGGGTGCGGGCGCTCTTCGAGAACTGGCTGACGTGGGAGCGGGAGCTGGTGCCGGAGGGCGGGTGCATCTTCGTCGCCGCGGCGACGGAGCTGGATGACGCCCCGGGCCCCGCGCGGGACAGGCTGGTGCAGACCCAGCGCGACTGGATGGACTGCCTGGCGCAGGCCGCTCGCATCGCCGTGGCCGAGGGGCACTTCCACAAGGACGTGGACGTGGAGCAGTTCGCCCACGACGAGAACGCCCTGCTGCTGGGCTTCCACCACGCCGCCCGGCTCCTGAAGGAGCCTCGCGCGGAGACCTGGGCCCGTCGCGGCTTCGAGGCCCTGCTGCGCGCCGCCCGTCCCACGGGCTCCTGA
- a CDS encoding alpha/beta fold hydrolase, giving the protein MRAAALGAGTVAPGLTAAWADERFRTPWRPHRSRTAEAVLARGQPRMLTLGGEEVAVWSWGEGPRVLLVHGWSGYGGQLTAFVDPLVAAGFSVVTYDAPGHGRSSGRTSSLPEMAEVVADVAKATGGPYAVVAHSLGAAATAVAMRDGLKVGRAVFVSPPADPRGGIQAFARAFGLTDGVWMRMEERIERRFSVRLKDLALPNFVPLLGQVPLHVFHDVGDREVPLVAGEAVARAWPGAKLTRTQGLGHHRILYAPEVVAPAVEFLTQGKPETTWPEVPMLASASGARAPLRLVRSAP; this is encoded by the coding sequence ATGCGTGCGGCGGCGTTGGGGGCGGGGACGGTGGCGCCCGGGCTGACGGCGGCGTGGGCGGACGAGCGGTTCCGCACGCCGTGGCGGCCGCACCGCTCCCGGACGGCGGAGGCGGTGCTGGCACGGGGGCAGCCGAGGATGCTGACGCTCGGTGGCGAGGAGGTGGCGGTGTGGAGCTGGGGCGAGGGGCCGCGGGTGCTGCTGGTGCACGGGTGGAGCGGGTACGGCGGGCAGCTGACGGCGTTCGTGGACCCTTTGGTGGCGGCGGGGTTCTCGGTGGTGACGTACGACGCGCCGGGGCATGGGCGCTCGTCGGGACGCACCAGCTCGTTGCCGGAGATGGCGGAGGTGGTGGCGGACGTGGCGAAGGCGACGGGTGGGCCGTACGCGGTGGTGGCGCACTCGCTGGGGGCTGCGGCCACGGCGGTGGCGATGCGGGATGGGCTGAAGGTGGGGCGCGCGGTGTTCGTGTCGCCGCCGGCGGACCCGCGTGGGGGCATCCAGGCCTTCGCGCGCGCCTTCGGGCTGACGGATGGCGTGTGGATGCGGATGGAGGAGCGCATCGAGCGGCGCTTCAGCGTGCGGCTCAAGGACCTGGCGCTGCCGAACTTCGTGCCGCTGCTGGGGCAGGTGCCGCTGCATGTGTTCCACGACGTGGGGGACAGGGAGGTGCCGCTCGTCGCGGGTGAGGCGGTGGCGCGGGCGTGGCCGGGCGCGAAGCTGACGCGCACGCAGGGGCTGGGGCACCACCGCATCCTGTACGCGCCGGAGGTGGTGGCGCCGGCGGTGGAGTTCCTCACGCAGGGCAAGCCGGAGACGACGTGGCCGGAGGTGCCGATGCTGGCCTCGGCCTCGGGGGCGCGCGCGCCGTTGCGGTTGGTGCGCTCGGCGCCGTGA
- a CDS encoding ABC transporter ATP-binding protein: MLSLRKLVKVYPGPVSALRGVDLEIPLGMFGLLGPNGAGKSTLMKILSGLLEPTSGEVTLDGVDIVRHPEALRPHLGYLPQEFGFYPYLSGEDMLLYLLKLKGVSAPQGLKKLCAELLERVNLTFAAKRKVKEYSGGMRQRLGIAQALAGNPKLIIVDEPTAGLDPEERLRFYRLLAEVAGERTVLLSTHIVEDVAMLCPRFAVIRQGQVVAITSPTEAKHAIHGTIFEGTASTADLPSLQRSHRVTQAVLFEGRNRVRIHAPDANVPPGFERVTPTLEDAYLLLMKDTREAPVPAMAQVAR, translated from the coding sequence ATGCTCTCCCTCCGCAAGCTGGTGAAGGTGTACCCGGGGCCGGTGTCCGCGCTGCGTGGCGTGGACCTGGAGATTCCGCTCGGGATGTTCGGACTGCTGGGCCCCAACGGTGCGGGCAAGTCCACGCTGATGAAGATTCTCTCCGGCCTGCTGGAGCCCACGTCGGGTGAGGTGACGCTGGACGGCGTGGACATCGTCCGCCACCCGGAGGCGCTGCGCCCGCACCTGGGCTACCTGCCGCAGGAGTTCGGCTTCTATCCGTACCTCAGCGGCGAGGACATGCTGCTGTACCTGCTGAAGCTCAAGGGCGTCAGCGCGCCGCAGGGCCTCAAGAAGCTGTGCGCGGAGCTGCTCGAGCGGGTGAATCTCACGTTCGCGGCGAAGCGCAAGGTGAAGGAGTATTCAGGAGGCATGCGGCAGCGGCTGGGCATCGCCCAGGCGCTCGCGGGCAACCCCAAGCTCATCATCGTGGACGAGCCGACCGCGGGCCTGGACCCCGAGGAGCGCCTGCGCTTCTACCGCCTGCTCGCGGAGGTCGCCGGCGAGCGCACCGTGCTGCTCTCCACGCACATCGTCGAGGACGTGGCGATGCTCTGCCCGCGCTTCGCCGTCATCCGTCAGGGACAGGTGGTGGCGATTACGTCCCCCACCGAGGCGAAGCACGCCATCCACGGCACCATCTTCGAGGGCACCGCGTCCACCGCCGACCTGCCCTCGCTCCAGCGCTCCCACCGCGTCACCCAGGCCGTGCTCTTCGAGGGACGCAACCGCGTGCGCATCCACGCGCCGGACGCGAACGTGCCCCCGGGCTTCGAGCGCGTCACGCCCACGCTCGAGGACGCCTACCTGCTCCTGATGAAGGACACGCGAGAGGCCCCGGTGCCCGCCATGGCGCAGGTGGCGCGATGA